The Micropterus dolomieu isolate WLL.071019.BEF.003 ecotype Adirondacks unplaced genomic scaffold, ASM2129224v1 contig_12080, whole genome shotgun sequence genomic sequence GGGACCGTTAGAGAACCTGTGGCTCGGTCTCAGGTGGGAACACCTGGCAGGTACAGGCTCTCTGTCCCACAGGGCTGCTGGTGATCTGGGTCTGAATGAACCAGAGGAGAATTGGAAGTAAcagaaaatgtctttgtttcctgtctctgtctgcagtCCACGAAGCCAGAGGGCTGATGGGAAAATCCCAAAGGTCATGTGACTCATATGTGGAGGTAAAGAAAGCTTCAGGTGTTCCAGCAGTTTATTGATCAGAGATTTAAACTGATCAGCAGATAAAATCTggaatctgtttttatttctgtgtgtagCTGGCAGTGACCTCGAACCTCGACCGCGGCATCAGGATGACGACTCCGACCGTCCTGAACAACAAGAACCCAGAATACAAACACAGCTTTAcactgtgagacacacacactctttagTTTGGCCGTCTGTActctgaacaaaattataaacgcagcaattttgtttttgcccccattcatcctgagctgaactcaaagatctaagaccttctctatgtacacaaaaggcctatttctcacAAATAGTGTTCactaatctgtcaaaatctgcgttagtgagcacttctcctttgcccagataatccatccacctcacagttgtggcatatcaagatgctgatcagacagcatggggattgcacaggtgtgccttaggctggccacaacaaaaggccttaggctggccacaataaaaggccataggctggccacaataaaaggccttaggcagGCCACATCAAAAGGCCACTTTTATTGCCCAATGAAAAAACTCACTATGAATCACAATTTGTCAACGTTATAAATACTTTGGgcatgtttgtatttgtgtgtgtgtctgcatgcatgtacagtataatatatatgtataatatgtGTGTATGCAGTATAAATATAAGTCTCTGAGCTCGAGtctgagtcaagtctcaagtcactcgtgattataatgaatgttgcaTCACCTGCTGCGTCCAATCCAGgctgctaataaaactgcagagcTGTAAGGGATTCTGTATCTGTGACCTGTTTttcttacagagcacaaccatgtgatGTGCAAtgcaactaatgacagcttataaactactgtaagtccaCACCAaccgcagactctcaaacccagtgtaactttaactaaataaaactgtaactttacatgatcaacaataaatctgtaacctgtttgcagccacaGTTAATAATTACCGTGaaggcagccagcgggacgtaaaggATTACGTTAATCGAGCACCACAAGTTTtcacaaacgctcattcatcttttcataacgaacgacagtcggagttaaaCTCTCGTAGGTCATAGCtaaagcaagctaacgttagatggttaaagctgagctaaacatgttcactaacctcaggttactaacctattttgcgttcaacgcttctttgtttgggtcttgtttatgtttaaagtttatgatgaacggctcagcagctgtttgttgtcctctctcacgtgtagCAGCtgatgctacgtgttacgtaggcaggttacaggtaacgcagggagggaataacggcaCGCTCATCAGACgcttcctaaaaataaacattgttcacgagtcccgcacctcgagtctcaagtcactgtgtgtgcgacttaagtcggactcgagtccgagtctctaactcgagtccccgtCTCTGGTGAAAACAAAGCATCATGTTGTTGCAGCTCTGCGCTGAAGATCTTTGACGTTTCAAACATTCAGTTCTACATattaactctgtgtgtgtgtgtgtgtttcaggtgtaTCCTTGACGACCTCATCCTGAACAGGCTGTTGGTTTCTGTGGTCAGCAGGTCAGTAATGACATCAGAGCTGAAGCCCCGCCCACTCTCTTCCTCACTCTTAGCAGCTGGTTCAGGATCAACCTGTTCTCAGTCCCGAGtcatcacacacatgcacgcttGGTCGAGAcccgtcagtttgtaacgctcTGGGGGAAACCCTGTAGGGTCTTTTCTCACTAAAGGAAGAGTGAGGACGAGGACCAGAAGCTGGACCTTCAACCAGGAGACCGCCGCTAGTTTCCCGTCTCACATTTAATGTTTAAGTTATGTAACTTTAGTAATTAagtattttaacccaaaccagggGCAGCACGGTAGCctagtggttagcactgttgcctcacagcaagaaggtcccaACTTCGAACTCCGGTCATCCCGTCTGTGTTGAGTTTGCATGTGCCTGGGTTCTTTCCTCCCACCGactggtgaccctaaattgtccttagtagttgttttgtttctatgtgtggccctgcgatggactgatGACCTGCCCCCGCCTTCCGTCAGTTCATCAGTGCGTCCTCGTTAACCCGAGGAACCTGACACCTGACATCTCTAACACACCTGTCCACCTGCTCCCTCTGTCTCCCCAGGTGCGGCCAGCTGATTGGATGCATGAGCTTTGGGATTGGTTCTCTTGTCTCTTCCTCTAAGGTCAGTTTAAACCAATCAACAGACAGAGAATCCTTCATGGTGACTGGCTGCAGGGAGCGgccttttttcatgttttacctGTGTTTCACCTGACAGGTGAGTCCCAGCAGCCTGTCCACACTTCAGGCTTCCAGCTTCCTGTCGGTGGTGACGGGCGCTGATTGATCCATTAgttgataaaaagaaaagaaactcaCTCGGGCCTTTGGGCTTGagttttctgatattttatcatttacttgaatttatttatttatttgaagtgatgaagtgatTAATCAGATGAGTTAGTTTCGGCCATAGTTCCAGGAGATGAATCCACCTGCAGAGCTTCATGTGGAGCGTCTCACTGCAGAGAAGTCTTTTCTTTTGAGCGTCGATCAGCATCTTTGTAATTATCTTCAAAACACCAACAAGAATCAGAGACAACATGAAGCCTTTCTCTGACGCGACGTCGACATGTGACAGTCTgtaggaaaagaaaagagagccTCTCAGCGGCTCAGGCTGAGGGCAGGGATCCAGCTTCATGCACATGTTTAATCCCACTCTGAGCTTTAATGAGATGCTGGCCCCGCCCCCTCTGTGTCGGCAGCGTGTGACTGGTTGGTTCTACCTGCTGGGGGAGGAGTTTGGGAGGAGCAAACACCTGAGAGTGACATCACAGCAGCGCAAACCAATGAGGAAGCCAGAGGACGCACCAGCAGGCCGTGGTGAGTTGAAACTGTCTGATGCTGCTGCAGCGTGATTGGCTGAAATGAAGAATGTGACCCTGCTGATAGCTGATTGGTTAACTCAGAGTTAACAGCTGATAACAAGGGGCAGGGTCAGTTAGAACTACACAAA encodes the following:
- the LOC123965966 gene encoding regulator of G-protein signaling 3-like, with product MGKSQRSCDSYVELAVTSNLDRGIRMTTPTVLNNKNPEYKHSFTLCILDDLILNRLLVSVVSRCGQLIGCMSFGIGSLVSSSKVSPSSLSTLQASSFLSVVTGAD